In a genomic window of Cyanobacterium sp. T60_A2020_053:
- a CDS encoding YggT family protein: protein MNLAVISSIILGILLLVMTLLFIGRIVMTWYPNVDVKELPYKLAYIPTEPFLAPTRKVIPPLGGIDITPIVWLGIFTLLREVLLGQQGIITMALR, encoded by the coding sequence ATGAATTTAGCAGTTATTAGTTCAATTATACTAGGTATTTTATTATTAGTGATGACGTTGTTATTTATCGGGCGCATCGTCATGACTTGGTATCCCAATGTTGACGTAAAAGAATTGCCCTATAAGTTAGCATATATTCCCACTGAACCGTTTTTAGCGCCCACCCGCAAGGTTATTCCCCCTCTCGGTGGCATTGATATTACGCCCATTGTGTGGTTAGGGATTTTTACCCTATTAAGAGAAGTTTTGTTAGGTCAACAAGGTATTATTACGATGGCATTAAGGTAA
- a CDS encoding PIN domain-containing protein, whose product MKIYLDTSVYNRPYDDQSQAKIYLETQATIIIFNLIENHEIESVNSSVLEYENQQNPFPIIQQAIKKYLKQTTLFQPLDETIKQRAKQLETQGIKAIDALHVASFEASKSDYFITCDKRLLRCQMLNIKAINPIDFIQELDNEN is encoded by the coding sequence ATGAAAATTTATTTAGATACTAGCGTATATAATCGCCCTTATGATGACCAAAGCCAAGCCAAGATATACTTAGAAACACAGGCAACAATTATTATTTTTAATCTTATCGAAAATCATGAAATAGAATCCGTTAACTCATCTGTTTTAGAATATGAAAACCAACAAAATCCCTTTCCTATTATTCAACAAGCAATTAAAAAATATCTCAAACAAACAACCTTATTTCAGCCCCTAGATGAAACTATCAAACAAAGGGCAAAACAATTAGAAACACAAGGAATAAAAGCTATAGATGCTCTCCACGTTGCTAGTTTTGAAGCCTCAAAAAGTGATTATTTTATAACTTGTGACAAACGGTTATTACGATGTCAAATGCTTAACATAAAAGCCATTAATCCCATAGATTTTATACAGGAATTGGACAATGAAAATTAA
- a CDS encoding photosystem II reaction center X protein produces MTPSLANFLWSLLLGGAIVIIPATVGLILVSQADKIRR; encoded by the coding sequence ATGACACCTTCTTTAGCTAATTTTCTTTGGAGTTTACTTTTAGGCGGCGCTATTGTAATTATCCCTGCTACCGTTGGTTTAATCCTCGTTAGCCAAGCTGATAAAATTCGCCGTTAA
- a CDS encoding winged helix-turn-helix transcriptional regulator, whose amino-acid sequence MIATDIDSQAILKKGFQALSDSIRLEVLDLLRHQELCVCDLLESIEVSQSKLSFHLKTLKEAGLVRSRQDGRWVYYSLNLPQLVALEQYLSDFRRTVSLSNTPKNSCCD is encoded by the coding sequence ATGATAGCCACTGACATCGATTCTCAAGCAATTCTCAAAAAAGGTTTTCAAGCGCTTTCTGATTCCATTCGTTTAGAAGTGTTGGATTTGTTGCGCCATCAAGAGTTATGTGTCTGTGATTTGTTGGAGTCAATCGAAGTTAGTCAGTCGAAGTTATCTTTTCATCTCAAAACTCTCAAGGAAGCTGGTTTGGTGCGCTCACGGCAAGACGGGCGCTGGGTTTACTATAGTCTCAATTTACCTCAGTTAGTGGCGTTGGAGCAGTATTTATCAGACTTTCGGCGCACGGTTTCCCTTTCTAATACCCCGAAAAATTCTTGTTGTGATTAA
- a CDS encoding PEP-CTERM sorting domain-containing protein codes for MAFFRASKSVVLGLTVTVTGAFVGVSSAQAASLFEFSYVDTASNQSWSGRLTGTPIDSDRIDVSSFFNVVYDNDTTTAGVFAGPSDDLINLVALTELFDHGFDENNPFGTTAGAETLGTPILSFSGDNMNFAACPDTTGCYFPSMMTTPPADGLLFNTLASLSFLSDNRFIAGDSFSDQNPGEIFAFDASNWTLTQIPEPSAVVGLATIGLLGFATRKRKK; via the coding sequence ATGGCATTTTTTCGTGCTTCTAAGTCGGTAGTTTTGGGTTTGACGGTAACGGTGACGGGCGCTTTTGTTGGTGTATCCTCGGCACAAGCGGCATCTTTGTTTGAATTTTCTTATGTTGACACTGCCAGTAATCAAAGTTGGAGTGGTCGTTTGACTGGTACACCGATTGATAGTGATAGAATTGATGTATCAAGTTTCTTCAATGTTGTTTACGACAATGACACAACCACAGCAGGAGTATTTGCTGGACCATCTGATGACTTGATTAACCTTGTTGCATTGACTGAACTGTTTGATCATGGATTTGATGAAAACAATCCTTTTGGAACAACAGCTGGTGCTGAAACTTTAGGTACTCCCATTTTATCCTTTAGCGGTGATAACATGAACTTTGCTGCTTGTCCTGATACTACAGGCTGTTATTTTCCTAGCATGATGACGACTCCACCCGCCGATGGTTTATTGTTTAATACATTGGCTAGCTTGAGCTTTTTGAGTGATAATCGCTTTATTGCGGGAGACTCCTTTTCTGATCAAAATCCTGGTGAAATCTTCGCATTCGACGCTAGTAACTGGACATTAACCCAAATTCCTGAGCCTAGTGCTGTTGTTGGTTTAGCTACCATTGGTTTATTGGGCTTTGCCACTCGTAAACGCAAAAAATAA
- a CDS encoding protochlorophyllide reductase, whose protein sequence is MVEQQKSTVIITGASSGVGLQGARALVEGGRWYVIMACRNLEKTQKVAKELNFPEDSYQIIHLDLASLNSVRKFVEDFRTTGRKLDALVCNAAVYYPLLKEPMYSEDGYEISVATNHLGHFLLCNLMLEDLKKSNHTHPRLVILGTVTANPKELGGKIPIPAPPNLGDLAGMEQGFKAPIAMIDGKKFKSGKAYKDSKLCNMLTMRELHRRYHESTGIIFTALYPGCVAETALFRNHFSLFQKIFPLFQKNITGGYVSEELAGDRVAMVVDDPNFDKSGVYWSWGNRQKDGREAFSQEISDEASDENKAVKMWDLSAKLVGLA, encoded by the coding sequence ATGGTAGAACAACAAAAATCAACGGTAATCATCACTGGGGCATCATCAGGCGTGGGTTTGCAAGGGGCTCGGGCGCTGGTGGAGGGAGGGCGCTGGTATGTCATCATGGCTTGTCGTAACCTCGAAAAAACCCAAAAAGTAGCCAAAGAGTTAAACTTTCCTGAAGACAGTTACCAAATTATTCACCTCGATTTAGCATCCCTCAACAGTGTCCGCAAATTTGTGGAAGATTTCCGCACCACAGGGAGAAAATTAGACGCTTTAGTTTGCAATGCTGCCGTTTATTATCCTCTGTTAAAAGAGCCGATGTATAGTGAGGATGGTTATGAAATTAGCGTGGCGACTAATCACTTAGGACATTTTCTACTGTGTAACTTAATGTTAGAAGACTTGAAAAAATCTAACCACACCCATCCGCGCTTAGTGATTTTAGGCACAGTTACAGCAAATCCCAAAGAATTAGGCGGTAAAATTCCCATTCCAGCGCCCCCCAACCTAGGCGATTTAGCAGGAATGGAGCAAGGATTTAAAGCGCCCATCGCCATGATTGACGGCAAAAAATTCAAATCAGGTAAAGCCTACAAAGATAGTAAGCTGTGTAATATGTTAACCATGCGCGAATTACATCGCCGTTATCATGAATCCACAGGCATTATTTTTACGGCACTTTATCCCGGTTGCGTAGCGGAAACAGCTTTATTCCGTAACCATTTTTCCTTATTCCAAAAAATCTTCCCTCTTTTCCAAAAAAATATCACCGGCGGTTATGTGTCGGAAGAGTTAGCTGGAGATAGAGTTGCCATGGTGGTGGATGATCCAAACTTTGATAAGTCTGGAGTATATTGGAGTTGGGGCAATCGTCAAAAAGACGGTAGAGAAGCCTTTAGTCAAGAGATTTCCGATGAAGCCAGTGATGAGAATAAAGCGGTTAAAATGTGGGATTTGAGCGCCAAATTAGTAGGTTTGGCTTAA
- a CDS encoding PHP domain-containing protein — protein MLLSKEKKPFFSMGIKSSNINQLKSVFATINADSCPFQYNFHLHTNCSDGQLSPESLMEQALQIGLQDLAITDHHSVKGYFRACEWMFRKKSLNPGLNLPHLWTGIEITSNLNGTNVHILGYGFDPDCSTLQKYLTGESPEGRDAQARQVINVLHEAGALVVLAHPARYRRPAVELIEEVYQLGIDGVETYYSYGNSQPWQPSARQTETVKTMADKYHLLQTCGTDTHGNNILVRL, from the coding sequence ATGCTATTGAGCAAAGAAAAAAAACCTTTCTTCTCGATGGGGATTAAATCTAGTAATATAAATCAACTCAAATCAGTTTTCGCTACTATCAATGCCGATAGCTGTCCTTTTCAATACAATTTTCATTTGCATACTAATTGCTCTGACGGACAATTAAGCCCTGAATCCTTGATGGAACAAGCGTTACAAATTGGGCTACAAGATTTGGCTATTACGGATCATCATAGCGTTAAAGGTTATTTTCGTGCTTGTGAATGGATGTTTCGCAAAAAATCCCTTAATCCGGGTTTAAATTTACCCCATCTGTGGACTGGCATTGAAATTACCTCTAATCTTAATGGTACTAATGTTCATATTCTCGGTTATGGATTTGACCCAGACTGTTCGACACTACAAAAGTATCTCACGGGGGAAAGTCCAGAGGGTAGGGATGCTCAAGCTCGACAGGTGATTAATGTATTGCATGAGGCAGGGGCGCTGGTGGTATTAGCGCACCCCGCCCGTTATCGGCGCCCGGCGGTGGAATTAATTGAAGAAGTGTATCAGTTAGGCATTGACGGTGTAGAAACTTACTACTCCTACGGTAATTCTCAGCCTTGGCAACCCAGCGCCCGTCAAACTGAGACAGTAAAAACCATGGCGGATAAATACCATTTATTACAAACCTGTGGCACTGACACCCACGGAAATAATATTCTAGTGCGACTCTAG
- a CDS encoding YggT family protein: MNSITYLMVNTVVNFIQLYLVLIFVRILLSWFQSAEWAGKIISFLAPITDPYLNIFRSVIPPLGGIDFSAILAIFVLQLLPNLLIGLVGAGGF, translated from the coding sequence ATGAACAGTATTACTTATTTGATGGTGAACACCGTCGTTAATTTTATTCAACTGTATTTAGTATTAATATTTGTCAGAATTTTATTAAGCTGGTTTCAAAGTGCCGAATGGGCTGGAAAAATTATCTCCTTTCTAGCGCCCATCACCGATCCTTATCTTAATATTTTTCGTTCCGTTATTCCCCCCCTCGGAGGCATCGATTTTAGCGCTATCTTAGCTATTTTTGTGCTTCAATTACTGCCTAACTTATTGATTGGTTTGGTGGGCGCTGGAGGCTTCTAA
- a CDS encoding glycosyltransferase, which yields MLFDPKIGGHHSSYLLYLITYWCQNKLDGELHIVTSPQFPNQHPEIINLIENYDTIIKLIYIETHEYERWEQTSNVFRKIFLEWNIYVRYAKIIEPDYAVLMYLDNLQIPILLGKSSPCPFSGIYFRPTFHYFKFSNYQPSWQDKLRALRQKIILFQVLKKSKFQKLLCLDFYAVDYINQKCSNKKAIHLADPIRIKPVNFDLLKQLKSNLKIDSNRIVFLLFGRLFPRKGIYDVLFALESLPKEIGKKITLLLVGEIPPDQKQRLLSLTAKIGKDNEIQIIGNYGRIPEDEVSLYFSLSDVILAVYQNHVGMSGILLQAAGARKPVISSDYGLMGEIVRKYKMGLAIDSSNQQVLVDSLTEVVNQPELLHLDTQLLDQLLEKNDVDKFCRTIFNVN from the coding sequence ATGTTGTTTGACCCAAAAATTGGGGGTCATCACTCCAGTTATCTACTTTATTTGATTACCTATTGGTGTCAAAACAAACTAGATGGAGAATTGCATATTGTTACTTCGCCTCAATTTCCCAATCAACATCCTGAAATTATTAACTTAATTGAAAATTACGATACGATAATTAAACTTATTTACATTGAAACTCACGAATATGAACGATGGGAGCAAACATCCAATGTATTTCGTAAAATCTTTTTAGAATGGAACATTTATGTTAGGTATGCAAAGATTATTGAGCCAGATTATGCAGTGTTAATGTATTTAGATAATTTGCAAATACCAATCTTGTTGGGGAAATCATCCCCATGCCCGTTTTCTGGGATTTATTTTCGTCCCACATTCCATTATTTCAAATTTAGCAATTATCAACCTTCTTGGCAAGACAAATTAAGAGCATTGAGACAAAAAATAATTTTATTTCAAGTTTTAAAAAAGTCTAAATTTCAGAAATTATTATGTTTAGATTTCTATGCTGTCGATTACATAAATCAAAAATGTTCCAACAAAAAAGCCATACATCTAGCTGATCCCATAAGAATTAAACCAGTTAATTTTGATCTACTAAAACAGCTTAAAAGTAATTTAAAAATAGATTCAAATCGGATTGTTTTTCTTCTTTTTGGTCGTCTTTTTCCTCGCAAGGGTATTTATGATGTTTTATTCGCTTTAGAATCTTTACCAAAAGAAATTGGCAAGAAAATAACTTTGTTGTTAGTAGGAGAAATTCCTCCCGATCAAAAACAAAGATTATTAAGTCTCACGGCAAAAATTGGTAAGGACAATGAAATACAGATTATTGGTAATTATGGTAGAATACCTGAAGATGAAGTTAGCTTATATTTTTCTTTGTCTGATGTTATTCTGGCGGTGTATCAAAATCATGTTGGTATGAGCGGTATTTTACTTCAGGCGGCGGGCGCGAGAAAACCAGTTATTTCCTCAGATTATGGTCTGATGGGAGAAATAGTGAGAAAATACAAGATGGGATTAGCTATTGATTCATCAAATCAGCAAGTTTTAGTCGATAGTTTGACCGAAGTGGTCAATCAACCTGAATTA